GTGGCGTTCACGTCAAAGAATGAGTTTGGGGACAATAATGTTACTGCGGGACTGTTCGCAAACACTATTACAATGTCGGCTGGGTCGTCGTTTAAGTTCGTGATAAATGCGCTGGACGCTTGGGTTGGCACGGAGAGGACGAGTTACACCGGCGCAACTACTCAGCATCTCAATATTGGGGATATAGTTATATTTCATCCTCTCCCGTGAAACTTCTCTTTTTTCTTAAAATCAGCGGAGGGGTTTAAATGGCGTCGAGAGTTAATCTTAAGAGCAAAAAGACGAAGGTAAATACGGTGAGAAAAATGGCCACAAATATCAAGTTTAGGTTCCTCTCGGGTGAGGAAGTGGCAACCGATCTTATCACTGCAATAGCCAATAAAATCCATGAAAAGCCGGAGGACGTAGCGTGGTTTATCGAAGTCAAAACCATAATGGATAAACTTGGAACCGGCGAGTTCTCCAGGAATTCAAAGCCTGAGCCTCTAAAAACTTCAAAGAGCGTTCAGGCGATAATGAGTGAGGTTAAGAAGTCATACAAGAAGTTTAAGCGGATTGAGGCTAAAATGAAGAAGGCCGGACTGGTGTGATCCATGCCGAGGGGTAAAATCAGGACGGTATTTGACACGTCTATTTTAGTGAGTGCTCTTAAATCCCGCTCACCCTCAAGGAGTCCGGCATGGTTCTGCCTCACGTGCCTTAAGGAGAAGTTCCTTGAGAACTACGTTTCCAGCGAGATTATTGAAGAAATGAAGTTTACTCTGGCTGTAATTGCTGTGGAAGTGGCTTCAAAAAATAATCGGAAGGGTGTTTTGGCTCTCGCGGATGAACTCATTAGGGTCATACACCTAAATTCAACGAAGATCAAGCCTAAGGTGGACTTCTCAAAGGATTCCTCGGTGATTCGGATTATTAAGGATGAGTCCGATGTTAAGTTTCTTAACGTTCTCTACTCTGCAAAGGCGAAGTTTCTCCTTACTCAGAATACCAGCCACTTTGGGAATTTTGTAATATCTGAGGGTAAAACTGGAAAGGCAAAGATACGGCAACATTACTTCAATATCATGACTGCGAGAGAATTCCAAAGTTACCTAAGTTTGGCACATCCAAAGATCGCAGAAAAGTGTAAGAAAAAGAGGAAAAAGGCTTAGCTGAGGAAGGCAAACATGCCTTTCTCCATCAGCTTCTTATATTCTTTTACCGCACCCTCTAATGCTTGCTTAATGTTCACGTAGTTTTGCCATGCTCCCTTCTCGTCATTCCTCGACTGGATGAAGTTTATCATTGTCCTATTCCCTTTAAGCTCGTAGAATGCCTTGTTAAAGAACCAGTCCCTAATGTTGCTCGCTCCCGCTTTCTCTTTTGATGCATTCTTTAAGAACCGCATGTTGGAAGTCCGGAGAGGCATATCCTTGAACAAGTCCTTGTTTTTGAGTAGCTCATCCCCCAGCCATTTAGGCATGATGGCGAAAAACCCTTTCTTCTTCCCTTTCCCATACTTCGTAATATCAAAGGCTACAACGTCCCCAAAGTCCTCATACTTCTTAACCGTCCCTGCTCCAATGTCCCGGAGTAGGTTTAGGATTTGTGAGGCTCTTCCCCCTGTATAAATCAGCGTGAGGTAGAGGTAATAACGGTAGTCCTTTTCCTTTTCGAGGTTCTCTATTATCGCTTTCATGGTTTTCTCGTCGGCGGGTTTTCCCTCCATTTTGGGGGAACTCTTAACCTTTACCTGTCGGTTCATGGCCTGAATCTCTGCCATGTCAATCTCTTTATACTTGAAGTCGAGGAGGAACTTAAAGAACTTCTTTAAGCCTTTCACTTGGCTGTCTGGGATGTGGTCAATGCTGAGAAAGTCAATGGCTTCGTTGATTTTGTGGTTTTTGAAGAAGCGGTTTAGGCCGTTCCAATAATCCTTAAATCTCGCTTTGCTTAGCTTCCCTTCTTTTACTTGTTTGTCCATGTAGACTTTGAATTCTTCTTTATATTTTCTCCAGAGCTCGTTAAGGTAGGCCGAACGTTCACTTTTGTGCTTTTTAGTTGTCAAAGCCTCTTCTGTAAAAACGTTATGGGGTGGCTCGTTTTCGAGAACTGCTGTTTGTGAGGTGTCCACTTCTCCATTGCAATGGTTACGCCTTGCCAAGGCGGCGCTCATACCAGGCTGAGCTACCGGCCCACCCGATGCGTGCCGTATTCACCTTCTTCGGTTGCTTTATAAATTTTTCGGTTGGGTGAGGAGGTGGGAGCCTTTCCCCAGAAACCCTTATTAGCCCCGGGAACGTAGGAAAAATCATGAAAAGCGTGAGGGTTAAGGTGCTGTCATTCAGATGTCCCCTTCGCGCTCTCCCCCGCTGGAGGGAGGCCAGAGCGTGCGTGGAGCACGGTCACCTGGTCGTGAGGTTCCTTCTGAG
This is a stretch of genomic DNA from Palaeococcus ferrophilus DSM 13482. It encodes these proteins:
- a CDS encoding putative toxin-antitoxin system toxin component, PIN family; protein product: MPRGKIRTVFDTSILVSALKSRSPSRSPAWFCLTCLKEKFLENYVSSEIIEEMKFTLAVIAVEVASKNNRKGVLALADELIRVIHLNSTKIKPKVDFSKDSSVIRIIKDESDVKFLNVLYSAKAKFLLTQNTSHFGNFVISEGKTGKAKIRQHYFNIMTAREFQSYLSLAHPKIAEKCKKKRKKA
- a CDS encoding integrase, which produces MARRNHCNGEVDTSQTAVLENEPPHNVFTEEALTTKKHKSERSAYLNELWRKYKEEFKVYMDKQVKEGKLSKARFKDYWNGLNRFFKNHKINEAIDFLSIDHIPDSQVKGLKKFFKFLLDFKYKEIDMAEIQAMNRQVKVKSSPKMEGKPADEKTMKAIIENLEKEKDYRYYLYLTLIYTGGRASQILNLLRDIGAGTVKKYEDFGDVVAFDITKYGKGKKKGFFAIMPKWLGDELLKNKDLFKDMPLRTSNMRFLKNASKEKAGASNIRDWFFNKAFYELKGNRTMINFIQSRNDEKGAWQNYVNIKQALEGAVKEYKKLMEKGMFAFLS